The DNA sequence GAGCATGTATTTCAGTCGGGCAGATCTGGAACCGATCAATATGCAGGCCGTGGAAACCATCCAGGAATCGGGTTACGCCATGCCAATTCCGCTGGCAGTCCGGTTTACTGCGCAAGACGCACCAGTCGTGGGGACTTCTCTCGATTATTTCGAATTTCGAAAGCTGCAGTTATCTCAAGGAACCAGCCTGAAACGACTCGGGGATTGTGTGCTGGGCGCCAGCGTTGCTGAGCGACTGCAGTTGGAACCCGGCGACAGCCTGATGTCCGATCCGTTGAATGTGTTCGATCTGTCGGGGAATTACCCGTTGAAAATGCGAGTGGTGGGAGTGCTCGAACGTGCCCATTCGCCGGATGACGAAGCTGTGTTTGTGGATTTGAAAACGGAATGGATCATTTCCGGAATCGGTCATGGGCATCAGACTATTAATGCAGAGACCAGCAAAGATCTGGTGCTCGGACAAAATGACCAGCAGACGGTGGCCAATGCGGCGGTACCTCAATTCAATGAAGTGACCGATGAAAATCTGGCATCGTTTCACTTTCATGGGGATACCGGCACATTTCCGGTGTCGTCGATCATCGTGGTACCCCATGATGCCAAATCAGAGGTCCTGCTGCTGGGCATGTATGACTCTGGGTCTGCCGATGTGCAGATGATTCGGCCTGTAGAAATTGTAGATGAACTGTTACAGGTTGTGTTTCGAGTCAAGCAGCTGTTTGACGTGAATACTTTCCTGGTTTCGTTCTCGGTGGGATTGCTGCTGGTGCTGGTGTTTACGTTGTCGTTGCGTCTCCGTCGTCGCGAACGACAGACGATGTTTCAACTGGGCTGCAGTCGTTCTGTGATCTGGAAGCTGCAACTGACCGAAGTGTTCTTGATTCTGCTCAGCAGTCTGGTTCTGGTGTTATGTATTACAGCTGTCGTGCGAGTGTATGCCGAACAGCTGCTGCGAATATGGATTATTGATTGAGTCTGATGATGCGAAACTTTGCCCTGTGGTTTGTACTGTCCCCACTGATATTGTTGTCTGCCTGTGAGTCAAAAGAGAGTTCGCCAACCGGGGAGGCAGCAACTGACGCATCCCCTGTCGTGGTGGTCGTCAATTACCCGCTGGAATTCATTGTGGACTCACTGGCTGGTTCGGAAGTCAAAGTTCTGAATCCAGTTCCATCCGGTGCAGACCCCGAAACCTGGATTCCCGACGATGAAGTCGCCGAAACGATCCAGCGGGCAGACCTGATTATCACGAATGGGGCTGATTTTGCTGACTGGGTGAAAAAGCTCTCTCTCCCACGATCGAAGGTTCTGAGGACATCGTTGTCACTCAAAGATGCGCTGGTGACAGTCCCTGATTTTGAAGTTCACAGTCACGGCACTGGAGGAGCACATTCCCATGCCGGTACTGTCGCGTTCTTCTGGCTCGATCCCAGTCTGATGTACCGACAGGCGGAAGCCATCGCGCAACGCCTGGTCAAGTTGAACCCTGTTGATGAGCAGCAGATTGAGTCACAGCTGCTCAAGTTCAAGGAAGCACTCTCGCCCCTCAATCAGCAGCTCGATCAGATGAAAGCCGATTATTCGGGACGGCACTGGTTTTCCCGGCGTCCCGTCTATCAATATTTGGCCCGGAGGTGTGGCTGGGAAATGTTTCACCTGCACTGGAAACCGGGGGCAGCGCCCACTGAAGGCGAGTGGGAACAGATGCAAACACTGCAGAAAGAACATCAGATTTCAGGTGTCCTTTGGGAACGGTCTCCGGGGAAAAACCTGCGTGAGAAATTGGATGAGCAGGGCCTGAATTCATTCGTCCTCAACCCGCTGACCACAAAACCGGCAAAGGGAGATTATCTCACCATGATGCAGGAGCAGCTGTCACAACTGGCACAGTTTCTGAAATCAAATCAGCCGGTCTCCGCCGACGAAAAGAACCCCAAGTAATTGGTATATCTATGTTTTGAGACTGTACGGATTCTGCCTTTCTCAGAGGCCTCAGGACTCGTAAACCCGAAAACAGACGGGATCGGCCACCAGGACTTGATTGGGGCAATTACTACGACTGCTGCATTTATACTGAATTTCTGTTTCCGGTTCGCTGGATTTCGGGTTGAGTTCAGTTGAGGGAGTAGGAAGTACCGATGTAAGGTATATAATGTGGATAAATCACTGTTTTGAGATGATGGATCACGACCTGTTACGATAACCCGAAAGGTTTTAATGATGCAAACAGCTTTACAGGTTTTGGACCGGGAATACCTCGAAGCCCGTTGTGCCCTGCTGGAACTGGCTGCGGCCCTGGATCGCGTTGATCGCGCTCACGATCATGAAGAAGCGGCCAACAATTTTCAGGATTCCCGTCTGGACCTACTGAATCAGGCAATCAAGATCTTGAGTGAAGAAAGTCACCTGCCCAATCGATCGGAGCGTCTGCTGCTGCTTTTCTCCGACCTGGACTGATTCTCCTACGTTCTTCCTCCCCGCCATTTAATGATCTAAATTTTCAGCGAGACGAATATGCAAATCATCCAACCTCATTATCATGCGATCGCCCGAACAGCCCAGGACTACGAACGGATGGCAATGTCCGGTGTCGTAGCCGTTGCTGAGCCTGCTTTCTGGGCCGGCTTTGACCGTCTGTATCCGGAAACCTTTGTGGATTACTTCCGCCAGATCAGTGAATTCGAACCAACCCGTGCCGCTGAATATGGCATCAAGCATTACTGCTGGGTTGCCGTGAATCCCAAGGAAGCTGAAAACCCGACGTTGAGCCACGAAGTGCTCAAGCACATGCCAGAATTCTACGAAAAGCCGAACGTGCTGGGCGTGGGAGAAATCGGTTTCCATAAAACGACCAAGAATGAAGAAGAGATCTTCGAAGCCCAGGTCGAGCAGGCGATCAAATATGATCAGCTGATTCTGATTCATACGCCTCACCTGCAGGACAAAGTCCGCGGAACCAAGCGGACCCTGGAAGTCCTGGCGCACATGAACGTCAATCCGGAACGGGTCTGGATCGACCATGTCGAAGAACACACGATTCGCGAACCGCTGGAAGCGGGTTACTGGGTCGGCTTCACTCTCTATCCTATTACCAAGTGCTCGCCCAAACGGGCCTGTGACATGCTCGAAATGTATGGTCACGAACGAATCCTGGTGAACTCCTCAGCTGACTGGGGACCCAGTGATCCCTTTACCCTGCAGCAGTGTGTCGTACAGTACCGGGCACGCGGCTACTCGGTTCAGGATGCGATCGAAATCTTCCACAACAATCCGGCGCGCTTCCTGGGACAGAATCCCAAATTCGATATCAAGCCGATTCAACTGGAAACGATCGAAGAAGAAATTACAGATATGGTCTAAAACGACCAGATCTCGGAAAGAAATAAACAGGAGTCGGGTTCATGCTCGACTCCTGTTTTGCTGCGCGGATCTCAGGATAACGCCTATTTCTTCTTCGGGCGAAAAGCGACCAGACGTCCCTCATCGGTCTCCAGAAAGGGACCTTCCAGCAGGTCGATACAATACGGGACAGCCGGAAAGACAGCGTCCAGGCATTCCTGAATCGCCTTGGGCTGACCAGGCAGATTGATGATCAGCGTCCCGCCTCGGATCACGGCGGTCTGCCGGGAGAGAATGGCAGTAGGGACTTTTTCCAGTGAGACCTTACGCATCAGCTCTCCAAAGCCGGGCATCTCTTTTTCCGCGACTGCGAGAGTCGCTTCCGGCGTGATGTCCCGTCTGGCAGGACCGGTTCCGCCAGTCGTCACTACCAGGCAGCACTGCTCTTGATCACAAAGCTCAATCAGAGTTTCTGT is a window from the Gimesia benthica genome containing:
- a CDS encoding ABC transporter permease, coding for MNGILRLTLRYLAYNKLKTVTLILCVTLAVLLPVLLQFAVSWFEQDLHSRAKATPLVAGVKGSRFDLALQSMYFSRADLEPINMQAVETIQESGYAMPIPLAVRFTAQDAPVVGTSLDYFEFRKLQLSQGTSLKRLGDCVLGASVAERLQLEPGDSLMSDPLNVFDLSGNYPLKMRVVGVLERAHSPDDEAVFVDLKTEWIISGIGHGHQTINAETSKDLVLGQNDQQTVANAAVPQFNEVTDENLASFHFHGDTGTFPVSSIIVVPHDAKSEVLLLGMYDSGSADVQMIRPVEIVDELLQVVFRVKQLFDVNTFLVSFSVGLLLVLVFTLSLRLRRRERQTMFQLGCSRSVIWKLQLTEVFLILLSSLVLVLCITAVVRVYAEQLLRIWIID
- a CDS encoding metal ABC transporter substrate-binding protein translates to MMRNFALWFVLSPLILLSACESKESSPTGEAATDASPVVVVVNYPLEFIVDSLAGSEVKVLNPVPSGADPETWIPDDEVAETIQRADLIITNGADFADWVKKLSLPRSKVLRTSLSLKDALVTVPDFEVHSHGTGGAHSHAGTVAFFWLDPSLMYRQAEAIAQRLVKLNPVDEQQIESQLLKFKEALSPLNQQLDQMKADYSGRHWFSRRPVYQYLARRCGWEMFHLHWKPGAAPTEGEWEQMQTLQKEHQISGVLWERSPGKNLREKLDEQGLNSFVLNPLTTKPAKGDYLTMMQEQLSQLAQFLKSNQPVSADEKNPK
- a CDS encoding TatD family hydrolase gives rise to the protein MQIIQPHYHAIARTAQDYERMAMSGVVAVAEPAFWAGFDRLYPETFVDYFRQISEFEPTRAAEYGIKHYCWVAVNPKEAENPTLSHEVLKHMPEFYEKPNVLGVGEIGFHKTTKNEEEIFEAQVEQAIKYDQLILIHTPHLQDKVRGTKRTLEVLAHMNVNPERVWIDHVEEHTIREPLEAGYWVGFTLYPITKCSPKRACDMLEMYGHERILVNSSADWGPSDPFTLQQCVVQYRARGYSVQDAIEIFHNNPARFLGQNPKFDIKPIQLETIEEEITDMV
- the mog gene encoding molybdopterin adenylyltransferase; this translates as MTARIGIVTVSDRASRGEYEDRGGPAIHEYLKEVLTSDWTPEARVIPDELSTITETLIELCDQEQCCLVVTTGGTGPARRDITPEATLAVAEKEMPGFGELMRKVSLEKVPTAILSRQTAVIRGGTLIINLPGQPKAIQECLDAVFPAVPYCIDLLEGPFLETDEGRLVAFRPKKK